From the genome of Psychroserpens ponticola, one region includes:
- a CDS encoding immunoglobulin-like domain-containing protein: MKIKLLLLIFLMSTSFAMSQSKKIWQKQTININQRVKPSKQDLPRTQIFALNTESLRQTLSKAPQRGKLTKGSNLVLSFPNAEGEFERFKVFEASVMDTELSARYPEIKSYAGQGIDDPTAVIRFSVTPLGFQSIRFSANKPASFIEAVTDDATMYSVFTRANKINMNDDFECSVTESMNRSMNPDSGMYMRNADDSILRTYRLAVSTTGEYTSYHGGTKALALAAVVQTMTRVNGIFETDFSVNMVLINNTDDVIYTNSSNDPYTGSYNSQLQSTLTSVIGESNYDIGHLFVNDSNNGNAGCIGCVCVNNQKGSGFTSSTVPEGEFFDVDYVAHEMGHQFGANHTWTFNGNEGTNVQVEPGSGTTIMSYAGITGATDVQANVTPNFHAVSIEQVTDYVKSTSCQTNTNTGNAVPVVNAGSNYTIPNGTAFVLDGSATDADTSANALTYCWEQMDENNASSTYPSTTATTGVAFRAYEPTTDTNRYFPRLSTIKTGATSWQWEAVPNVARSLNFRLTVRDNVAGGGTNSSDDMIVTVNGTAGPFVVNAPNSNVTWNAGTTQAVTWDVAGTTGNGVNAANVDIFLSTDGGDTYPISLASGVPNDGSHDIVVPNNQGNQNRIMVRGANNIFFDISNTNFTIGVPVICNADVPTGLAASNVLSTSATLSWDAVPGATYDLRHREVGASTWTTTAISGISSNVSGLTVLTQYEAQVRSKCSGGSNSTYSSLINFTTTDVQLDYCDSASTNINDEFIGRVQLYTIDNASGGQFYSDFTSISTTLTKDTQYTIAVTPTWTGTVYSEGYAVWIDYNLDGDFDDAGEQVWSQAATQNTPVSGSFTIPSGAVENSTRMRVSMKYNGIPTACESFQYGEVEDYTVIIEGSGPDIEAPVITLNGASTVNLNVGETYSELGATATDNVDGNLTSSIIIGGDTVNTSAGGTYVVTYNVSDAAGNSAIEVIRTVNVIPDTTAPVISLIGSANISLQLGDSYSDQGATALDNIDGDLTSSIVVGGDTVNTNSVGAYTITYNVSDAAGNVAVEVTRTVTVNPDTIAPVITLIGASTINLNIGDVYNEQGATATDNLDGNLTSSIVITGAVNTASAGTYFVNYNVSDSSGNAANQVTRTVVVSADTTPPVIVLVGASTINLNVGDAYNEQGATATDNLDGNLTSSIVITGTVNTASAGTYFVNYNVSDSSGNAANQVIRTVVVSADTTAPVITLNGASTINLNVGDTYNEQGATATDNIDGNLTSSIIIAGTVNTASVGSYNVTYNVSDAAGNAATEIVRTVNVSTVQLTYCDAASTNTNDEYISRVQLNTIDNSSGPQFYSDFTNISTALTKDEQYTITVTPTWTGTVYNEAYGVWIDYNHDGDFTDAGEEVFSQSATQTTPVSGSFTIPSGADETSTRMRVIMRYNQVPGPCDSFTYGEVEDYSVVIEGSGPDTTAPVITRNGSANISLELGASYSDQGATASDNVDGNLTSSIIVGGDTVNTNVVGVYTITYNVSDAAGNAAVEVTRTVTVNPDTTAPVITLIGASTMNLNVGDAYNEQGATATDNLDGNLTSSIVIAGTVNTSSAGSYNVTYNVSDAAGNVANEVIRTVNVSEPSTGCSGGISTFPYSEGFENTLGDWLQSNADDINWTIDANGTPSSNTGPSSASEGSYYLFVEASGTAGYPTKQAILNSPCFNLTTLSEAMFTFKYHQYGSADMGTLDLEVSNDDGASWSTIWNSSGNLGNSWQTANVNLNAYVGGSIQLRFNRVTGNTWQADIAIDDVSLTEGEVVASGCSGGITSYPYTEGFESSFGAWTQSTADDLNWTRDANGTPSSNTGPSSATEGSFYAFVEASGNNTGYPTKQAILNSPCFDLSAQTSATFSFDYHQYGAANMGTLDVEASNDDGASWSSIWNSSGNLGNSWQSASVNLSAYVGGSVQLRFNRVTGNTWQADVAIDNINLSTGVTAKGEVIVDSSIDTIKDIKLYPNPVKGNQLHVATTYSNVTFEIYNAIGQIVSKGQLKGNTIDVSNLDGAIYQIKFTTEGESLIKRFIKQ, from the coding sequence ATGAAAATTAAATTACTCCTACTCATCTTTTTGATGAGTACAAGCTTTGCAATGTCACAAAGCAAAAAGATTTGGCAAAAACAAACAATTAACATTAATCAACGCGTAAAACCAAGCAAACAAGATCTTCCAAGAACTCAAATATTTGCTTTAAATACCGAAAGTTTAAGACAAACTTTATCAAAAGCACCTCAAAGAGGTAAACTTACAAAAGGTTCTAATTTGGTATTGTCATTTCCAAATGCAGAAGGTGAATTTGAACGCTTTAAAGTTTTTGAAGCTTCTGTAATGGATACTGAATTATCAGCAAGATATCCAGAAATTAAATCATATGCTGGCCAAGGTATAGATGATCCTACAGCTGTTATTCGATTTAGTGTCACACCATTAGGCTTTCAGAGTATAAGATTTTCAGCTAATAAACCAGCTTCTTTTATAGAAGCTGTTACAGATGATGCTACTATGTATTCCGTTTTTACTAGAGCTAACAAGATTAATATGAATGATGATTTTGAATGCTCTGTAACAGAAAGCATGAATAGATCTATGAATCCTGATAGTGGTATGTATATGAGAAATGCTGATGATAGCATTTTGAGAACATATAGATTGGCAGTTTCAACAACAGGAGAATACACATCTTATCATGGTGGCACAAAAGCATTAGCATTAGCTGCTGTAGTTCAGACTATGACTAGAGTAAACGGAATATTTGAAACTGATTTTAGTGTTAATATGGTTTTAATTAATAATACTGATGATGTTATTTATACAAATTCCAGTAACGACCCTTATACAGGGTCTTATAATTCACAACTTCAATCAACATTAACAAGTGTGATTGGCGAATCAAATTATGATATAGGACATTTATTTGTTAATGATTCTAATAATGGTAATGCAGGTTGTATAGGTTGTGTATGTGTGAATAACCAAAAAGGAAGCGGATTTACATCATCAACAGTTCCAGAAGGTGAGTTTTTTGATGTAGATTATGTAGCTCATGAAATGGGACATCAATTTGGCGCTAACCATACTTGGACGTTTAATGGAAATGAAGGCACAAATGTTCAAGTTGAACCAGGAAGTGGAACTACAATTATGAGTTATGCAGGAATTACTGGAGCTACAGATGTACAAGCAAATGTAACTCCAAATTTCCATGCAGTATCTATAGAACAAGTCACAGATTATGTGAAAAGTACAAGTTGTCAAACCAATACAAATACTGGGAATGCTGTTCCTGTCGTTAATGCAGGTTCTAATTATACAATTCCTAATGGGACTGCTTTTGTTTTAGATGGCTCTGCTACAGACGCAGATACATCAGCAAACGCTTTGACATATTGTTGGGAACAGATGGATGAAAATAATGCATCTTCAACTTATCCAAGTACAACAGCAACAACAGGTGTGGCTTTTAGAGCATATGAACCAACAACGGATACAAATCGTTATTTCCCAAGATTATCAACTATTAAGACAGGAGCTACATCATGGCAATGGGAAGCTGTTCCTAATGTAGCAAGATCGCTTAACTTCAGATTAACTGTTAGAGATAATGTTGCTGGAGGTGGAACAAACAGCAGTGACGATATGATTGTTACAGTAAATGGAACTGCTGGCCCTTTTGTAGTTAATGCACCAAATTCAAATGTTACTTGGAATGCTGGAACAACTCAAGCTGTAACTTGGGATGTTGCAGGTACTACTGGAAATGGAGTTAATGCAGCCAATGTAGATATTTTCTTATCAACTGATGGAGGAGATACTTATCCAATTTCATTAGCCTCGGGAGTACCAAATGACGGTTCACATGATATAGTTGTTCCTAATAACCAAGGAAATCAAAATAGAATCATGGTTAGAGGTGCTAATAACATTTTCTTTGATATTTCTAATACCAATTTTACTATTGGAGTTCCTGTTATTTGTAATGCTGATGTTCCAACTGGATTAGCAGCCTCAAATGTATTATCAACATCAGCAACATTAAGTTGGGATGCAGTTCCTGGTGCAACTTACGATTTAAGACACAGAGAAGTTGGAGCGTCTACTTGGACGACTACTGCTATTAGTGGAATTTCGTCAAATGTTTCAGGATTAACAGTTTTAACTCAGTATGAAGCTCAAGTAAGGAGCAAATGTTCTGGAGGAAGTAATTCAACATACAGCAGTTTAATAAACTTCACAACTACTGATGTTCAGTTAGATTATTGTGATTCAGCGAGTACCAATATAAATGATGAATTTATAGGTAGAGTACAATTATATACGATTGATAATGCATCAGGTGGTCAATTTTATTCTGACTTTACTAGTATTTCGACAACTCTAACTAAAGATACACAATACACAATCGCAGTAACACCAACATGGACAGGAACTGTTTATAGTGAAGGATATGCTGTTTGGATTGATTATAACTTAGATGGAGATTTTGATGATGCAGGAGAGCAAGTTTGGTCTCAAGCCGCTACACAAAACACACCTGTAAGTGGGAGTTTTACAATTCCTTCAGGTGCTGTAGAAAATTCAACTCGAATGAGAGTATCAATGAAGTATAATGGAATTCCTACGGCTTGTGAATCGTTTCAGTATGGAGAAGTTGAAGATTATACAGTAATCATTGAAGGTTCTGGTCCAGATATCGAAGCTCCAGTGATTACGCTAAATGGCGCTTCCACAGTAAACTTAAATGTTGGTGAAACGTATTCAGAATTAGGAGCAACCGCAACTGATAATGTAGATGGTAATCTTACATCAAGCATAATAATTGGTGGAGATACAGTTAATACAAGTGCTGGTGGAACGTATGTAGTAACGTATAATGTTTCTGATGCAGCTGGTAATAGCGCTATCGAAGTGATTAGAACTGTAAATGTGATTCCTGATACAACAGCTCCTGTAATTTCCCTTATAGGCTCTGCAAATATTAGCTTACAACTTGGCGATTCTTATTCAGATCAAGGCGCAACAGCTTTAGATAATATTGATGGTGATTTAACATCTAGTATTGTCGTTGGAGGTGATACTGTAAATACGAATTCAGTTGGTGCATATACAATTACATATAACGTAAGTGATGCGGCTGGAAATGTAGCTGTTGAAGTCACTAGAACTGTTACTGTTAATCCTGACACAATTGCTCCAGTAATCACTTTAATTGGAGCGTCAACAATTAACTTAAATATTGGTGATGTGTATAATGAACAAGGTGCGACAGCAACAGATAATTTAGATGGAAATTTAACATCTAGTATAGTAATTACAGGAGCAGTTAACACTGCTTCTGCAGGAACTTATTTTGTAAACTACAACGTTAGTGATTCCTCAGGTAATGCTGCAAATCAAGTCACAAGAACAGTAGTTGTTAGTGCAGATACCACACCTCCAGTGATTGTTTTAGTTGGTGCTTCTACAATTAATTTAAATGTTGGAGATGCTTATAATGAGCAAGGTGCAACAGCAACAGATAATTTAGATGGAAATTTAACGTCTAGTATAGTAATTACAGGAACAGTTAACACTGCTTCTGCAGGAACATATTTTGTAAACTATAACGTTAGTGATTCCTCAGGTAATGCTGCCAATCAAGTCATAAGAACAGTGGTTGTTAGTGCTGACACAACAGCTCCTGTAATTACTTTGAATGGAGCCTCAACAATTAATTTAAACGTTGGAGATACTTATAATGAGCAAGGTGCAACTGCAACAGATAATATAGATGGAAACTTAACGTCTAGTATTATCATTGCAGGAACTGTTAATACAGCTTCTGTTGGATCTTATAACGTAACATATAATGTGTCTGATGCTGCTGGTAATGCAGCTACAGAAATAGTAAGAACCGTAAATGTTTCAACTGTTCAGTTAACGTATTGTGATGCTGCAAGTACAAATACAAATGATGAGTACATAAGCAGAGTGCAATTAAATACAATTGATAATAGTTCTGGGCCACAGTTTTATTCAGATTTCACAAATATCTCTACAGCTTTAACTAAGGATGAACAATACACAATTACTGTAACACCAACTTGGACAGGCACAGTTTATAACGAAGCTTATGGCGTTTGGATCGATTATAACCATGATGGTGATTTTACTGATGCAGGTGAAGAGGTCTTTTCGCAAAGCGCTACTCAGACAACACCTGTAAGTGGAAGCTTTACAATTCCTTCAGGTGCCGATGAAACGTCAACACGAATGAGAGTTATTATGCGCTATAACCAAGTTCCTGGACCTTGTGATAGTTTTACATATGGAGAAGTGGAAGATTATTCTGTAGTTATCGAAGGTTCTGGTCCAGATACAACAGCTCCTGTAATTACACGTAATGGATCTGCTAATATTAGCTTAGAATTAGGTGCTTCTTATTCAGATCAAGGCGCAACGGCTTCTGATAATGTTGATGGTAATTTAACATCTAGTATCATCGTTGGAGGAGATACTGTTAATACTAATGTCGTTGGAGTATATACAATCACCTATAATGTAAGTGATGCAGCTGGAAATGCAGCAGTTGAAGTTACTAGAACTGTTACTGTTAATCCAGACACTACTGCTCCTGTAATTACTTTAATTGGAGCTTCTACAATGAATTTAAATGTTGGAGATGCATATAATGAACAAGGCGCAACTGCTACTGATAATTTAGATGGAAATTTAACGTCAAGTATTGTCATTGCTGGAACAGTTAATACTTCTAGTGCTGGATCTTATAATGTAACGTATAATGTAAGTGATGCAGCTGGAAATGTCGCTAACGAAGTGATAAGAACAGTAAATGTTTCTGAACCTTCAACAGGATGTTCAGGTGGTATTTCAACGTTCCCTTATAGTGAAGGTTTTGAAAACACACTTGGAGATTGGTTGCAATCTAATGCAGATGATATAAATTGGACAATTGATGCAAATGGAACACCTTCAAGTAACACAGGACCATCAAGTGCTTCCGAAGGGTCTTATTATCTATTCGTTGAAGCATCAGGAACAGCTGGATATCCAACAAAACAAGCGATCTTAAATTCACCTTGTTTCAATTTAACTACTTTATCTGAAGCAATGTTTACATTTAAATACCATCAGTATGGCTCTGCAGATATGGGAACTCTAGATTTAGAAGTTAGTAATGATGATGGAGCAAGTTGGTCAACAATTTGGAACAGTTCAGGAAATCTAGGCAATTCATGGCAAACAGCTAATGTAAACCTTAATGCTTATGTTGGTGGAAGTATTCAATTACGATTTAATAGAGTTACAGGAAATACTTGGCAAGCTGATATTGCAATTGATGATGTGAGTTTAACTGAAGGTGAAGTAGTTGCCTCAGGTTGTTCAGGTGGTATAACATCTTATCCATATACTGAAGGTTTTGAGAGCTCATTTGGAGCATGGACGCAATCTACTGCAGACGATTTAAATTGGACAAGAGATGCAAACGGAACGCCTTCGAGTAACACAGGACCTTCAAGTGCAACTGAAGGTAGTTTCTATGCTTTTGTTGAAGCATCTGGAAATAATACTGGATATCCAACAAAACAAGCGATTCTAAATTCACCTTGTTTTGATTTAAGCGCACAAACGTCGGCTACATTTAGTTTCGATTATCACCAATATGGAGCCGCTAATATGGGAACTTTAGATGTAGAAGCTAGTAATGATGATGGTGCTAGTTGGTCATCAATTTGGAATAGCTCTGGAAACCTTGGTAACTCATGGCAATCGGCTAGTGTAAATCTATCAGCTTATGTTGGTGGAAGCGTGCAATTACGTTTTAATAGAGTAACGGGTAATACTTGGCAAGCAGATGTTGCAATAGATAACATTAACCTTTCTACTGGAGTTACGGCTAAAGGAGAAGTGATCGTTGATTCTTCTATTGATACAATCAAGGACATCAAATTATATCCTAATCCGGTAAAAGGAAATCAATTACATGTCGCTACTACTTATTCTAATGTGACTTTTGAAATATACAATGCGATTGGTCAAATCGTATCAAAAGGACAGCTTAAAGGCAATACAATTGATGTAAGTAATTTAGATGGCGCAATCTACCAGATTAAATTTACGACAGAAGGTGAGTCTTTAATTAAACGTTTTATTAAACAGTAA
- a CDS encoding DinB family protein, with protein MKHILALITIIIYSTVSSPLFAQQDKFIEDYLERLENSRKYLILVAEMMPEDNYNFGATPESLTFAQNLLHIGFAIDWHSQSLLGGRESREWKTDTIYKVADKSKKEMIATIDKTFDEAINLIKDFDTTELNDELDYFGLTRSKRQIFSLLADHITHHRGQMLVYLRLNGLVPPRYVLFQ; from the coding sequence ATGAAACACATACTCGCTTTAATTACCATTATAATATACAGTACGGTTTCTTCACCTCTATTTGCTCAACAAGATAAGTTTATAGAAGACTATTTAGAACGATTAGAAAATTCACGAAAATATTTAATTCTTGTAGCAGAAATGATGCCTGAGGATAACTATAACTTTGGAGCCACTCCAGAATCTTTGACCTTTGCTCAAAACTTGTTACATATCGGTTTTGCGATAGATTGGCATAGTCAGTCATTATTAGGAGGTCGAGAATCTAGAGAGTGGAAAACGGATACCATCTATAAAGTTGCTGATAAATCAAAAAAAGAAATGATTGCTACAATTGACAAAACATTCGATGAGGCGATCAACTTAATCAAAGACTTTGATACTACTGAATTAAATGACGAGTTAGATTACTTCGGGTTGACTAGATCAAAGAGACAAATTTTTTCTTTACTAGCCGACCACATTACGCATCACAGAGGACAAATGCTTGTGTATTTAAGACTAAACGGATTAGTGCCACCTAGATATGTTCTATTTCAATAA